One Rhododendron vialii isolate Sample 1 chromosome 2a, ASM3025357v1 genomic region harbors:
- the LOC131317660 gene encoding uncharacterized protein LOC131317660, with amino-acid sequence MVMEAVLEDMGEGTMQCLDHPYKNHTPPGGICAFCLQEKLGKLVSSSFPVAIFPSASSSPSPSFRSDSTLSVRHNTQNDPHYHHNSRRPSRIPFFASSGQKKDNNNNIIRSVDPVVFKRSKSTSTGGGGGMHFMDSYSEFNSPRKRGFWSFLRHHNTSSNKTSKEICYGTPSTSTMRGFPQRSQRIEEETAAEESSIDSPNHARVSRSRSVGCGSRSFSGDFFERISTGFGDCTLRRVESQREGKPRATPGRRGGGGQDCIKERVKCGGIFSGFMIASSSSSSSSSSYWVSSSSAEAAAAAAATPGAAAGHLSHGRSKSWGWAFASPIRGFKPPLKREGSNKNAATATPNLNAIPSLLTVGS; translated from the coding sequence ATGGTGATGGAAGCAGTCCTAGAAGACATGGGCGAAGGCACCATGCAGTGCTTAGACCACCCTTACAAGAACCACACACCCCCGGGCGGGATCTGCGCCTTCTGCCTCCAAGAAAAGCTCGGCAAGCTCGTCTCCTCGTCCTTCCCGGTCGCCATCTTCCCTtccgcctcctcctccccctccccttCCTTCAGATCAGACTCCACCCTCTCCGTCCGACATAATACCCAGAACGACCCTCACTACCATCACAACTCCAGGCGGCCGTCTCGGATACCCTTCTTCGCTTCTTCCGGCCAGAAGAAggataacaacaacaacattaTCCGAAGCGTCGACCCTGTTGTTTTCAAGCGAAGCAAGTCCACATCCACCGGCGGTGGTGGCGGGATGCATTTCATGGACTCGTACAGTGAATTTAACAGCCCGAGGAAACGGGGTTTCTGGTCGTTTCTACGCCATCATAATACTAGTAGTAACAAGACGAGCAAAGAGATTTGCTACGGTACTCCATCCACGTCAACCATGAGGGGCTTTCCTCAGAGGTCGCAGAGGATAGAGGAGGAAACGGCAGCGGAGGAATCTTCTATTGATAGTCCGAATCACGCCAGGGTCTCCAGATCCAGATCCGTCGGCTGCGGGAGCCGGAGCTTTTCCGGCGACTTCTTCGAGCGGATCTCGACCGGGTTCGGCGACTGCACACTCCGGCGAGTCGAGTCTCAGAGGGAAGGCAAGCCCAGGGCCACCCCCGGGCGCCGCGGCGGAGGAGGGCAGGACTGCATCAAGGAGAGAGTGAAGTGTGGTGGGATATTTAGTGGGTTCATGATTGcgtcctcgtcttcttcttcctcttcatcttCTTACTGGGTTTCATCTTCCTCTGCCGAGGcggcagcggcggcggcggcgacacCGGGGGCGGCGGCGGGGCATCTGTCTCATGGGAGGAGTAAGAGTTGGGGTTGGGCTTTTGCGAGTCCAATTAGGGGGTTCAAGCCTCCTTTGAAGAGAGAGGGTTCTAATAAGAATGCTGCTACTGCTACGCCTAACCTTAATGCCATTCCTTCACTCTTGACTGTGGGAAGCTGA
- the LOC131317661 gene encoding eukaryotic translation initiation factor 2 subunit alpha homolog, whose protein sequence is MAPNLECRMYESKYPDVDKAVMVQVKSIGDLGAYVSLLEYNNAEGMIPLTELSRRRIRSLNSLIKVGRVEPVMVVSVEADKGYVNLSKRRVAEEDVIACEHRFNKSKLVHSIMRHVAETMEVDLEDLYVRFGWPFYRKYGHAIEAFKSIVSDPDSIIDSLSREVKEIGPNGKEVTKFVPAISEEVKDALVKNIRRRMTPHPLKIRADIEMKCFEFDGVLHIKGAMRKAEAASNKDCPVKISVVAPPLYALTTQTLDKEQGISILGKAIAACTEEIRRHNGKLALKEAPRVVSEREERLLAEQMDKLGNDNEELSGDEDQDEDGGMGEIDFENPASQII, encoded by the exons ATGGCGCCCAACCTCGAGTGCCGAATGTACGAATCCAAGTACCCGGACGTGGACAAGGCGGTGATGGTCCAGGTCAAGTCCATCGGCGACCTTGGCGCCTACGTCTCCCTCCTTGAGTACAACAACGCCGAGGGCATGATCCCTCTGACGGAGCTCTCGCGACGCCGTATAAGGAGCCTCAACAGCCTCATCAAGGTCGGCCGCGTAGAGCCTGTCATGGTCGTCAGCGTCGAGGCTGACAAGGGCTACGTCAATCTCAGCAAGCGGAGGGTGGCGGAAGAGGATGTTATCGCGTGCGAACATCGGTTTAACAAGAGCAAGCTCGTTCACTCGATCATGCGCCATGTTGCTGAGACGATGGAAGTCGATTTGGAG GATCTTTATGTCCGATTCGGATGGCCTTTTTACCGGAAATATGGCCATGCTATTGAG GCGTTCAAGTCGATTGTTAGTGATCCTGATTCCATTATTGATTCCCTCAGCCGTGAAGTTAAGGAAATCGGTCCCAATGGAAAGGAG GTTACTAAGTTCGTTCCTGCTATATCAGAAGAAGTTAAAGATGCTTTGGTGAAAAATATTAGGAGAAGAATGACCCCGCATCCTTTGAAGATTCGGGCCGATATTGAGATGAAATGTTTCGAGTTCGATGGTGTTCTTCACATTAAG GGAGCAATGCGGAAAGCTGAAGCTGCTAGCAACAAGGACTGCCCTGTTAAAATTAGTGTTGTTGCTCCTCCATTGTATGCTCTTACTACCCAGACTCTTGACAAG GAACAAGGGATATCAATCCTTGGTAAAGCAATTGCAGCTTGCACGGAAGAAATACGACGTCACAACGGGAAACTTGCTCTGAAGGAGGCACCTAGAGTC GTGAGTGAAAGGGAGGAGAGATTGCTCGCTGAACAAATGGATAAGCTCGGCAATGACAATGAGGAACTTAGTGGCGATGAAGACCAAGACGAAGATGGAGGAATGGGAGAGATCGATTTTGAGAATCCGGCTTCTCAGATAATTTAG
- the LOC131317663 gene encoding uncharacterized protein LOC131317663: MNYLISKYFRNPPLSHTPRPSPTFLLISSSYSFAYIYIHTWRLSASINTYTQTPLLLLPEELKLTMALSLSNAKLLLHLATTPLADALSHLAIRRRVIGYAVGAASRGGEAAGGGKQGSTSTHQVEENAVIHEHSGSTTTSTAWGPDPVTGYYRPDDRAAAIDTAELRDVALNHKEITKQQN, from the exons ATGAATTACCTGATTTCAAAGTATTTTCGGAATCCCCCACTCTCTCACACACCCCGACCCAGTCCTACCTTTTTATTAATTTCGTCGTCATATAGTTTcgcatatatatacatacatacatggaGACTCTCAGCGTCAATTAATACATATACACAAACACCTTTGCTGTTATTGCCGGAAGAATTAAAACTAAcaatggctctctctctctccaacgccaagcttcttcttcatcttgcTACTACTCCACTCGCAGATGCTCTTTCCCACCTCGCCATCCGCCG gCGAGTTATAGGGTACGCCGTGGGGGCAGCATCACGTGGAGGTGAGGCGGCTGGTGGCGGCAAGCAAGGGTCAACGTCCACCCATCAAGTGGAAGAGAACGCTGTGATCCATGAACATTCTGgatccaccaccaccagcactGCGTGGGGTCCGGACCCGGTCACGGGATACTACAGACCAGACGATCGTGCGGCTGCGATTGACACAGCGGAGCTCAGAGATGTGGCCCTAAATCACAAGGAAATTACTAAACAGCAAAACTGA